From Paenibacillus sp. GP183, one genomic window encodes:
- a CDS encoding Lrp/AsnC family transcriptional regulator → MDTLKLKILDLLKEDARRSAQLIATMLGTTEAAVASAISEMEAEKVIVKYATVVNWGRVDEEKVTALIEVQITPERGRGFDAIAERIYLYPEVKSVYLMSGAYDLLVEIEGRTLRDVASFVSNKLSPIDRVLSTKTHFILKKYKQDGIIFEDHEDDHRMLISP, encoded by the coding sequence ATGGATACTTTGAAGCTCAAAATTCTCGATTTGTTAAAGGAAGACGCACGCCGCAGCGCCCAGCTGATCGCCACGATGCTAGGCACGACGGAGGCGGCCGTGGCGAGTGCAATCAGCGAGATGGAAGCTGAGAAGGTCATTGTGAAATATGCAACGGTTGTCAACTGGGGCAGGGTTGATGAAGAAAAGGTAACCGCCCTGATTGAGGTGCAGATTACTCCGGAGCGGGGCCGCGGCTTTGACGCGATCGCCGAGCGGATTTACCTATATCCCGAAGTGAAATCGGTTTACCTGATGTCGGGCGCTTATGATTTGCTGGTTGAAATTGAAGGCAGAACACTGAGAGATGTGGCTTCATTCGTTTCCAACAAGCTTTCCCCGATTGATCGGGTGCTTTCTACCAAAACCCATTTTATATTGAAAAAATACAAACAGGACGGCATTATTTTCGAGGATCATGAAGATGATCACCGGATGCTGATCTCACCGTAA
- a CDS encoding aminotransferase class I/II-fold pyridoxal phosphate-dependent enzyme produces the protein MKDYLSPLVRDIPPSGIRKFFDLVSGSKDIISLGVGEPDFSTPWHVREAAVFSLERGRTKYTPNSGILELREAIAEYLHNSFQITYEPSNEVLVTVGGSEAIDLALRALIVPGDEILIPEPCYISYSPIAVIGGGVPVGIETTSENKFKLTAEALRSVLTPRSKVLILCYPSNPTGGIMTYEDWLPIAKVVEEQDLIVISDEIYAELTYDQKHASFATMPGMKDRTILVSGFSKAFAMTGWRMGYACGHSELIAAMLKIHQYTVMCAPVMGQVAAHEALTNGLEEKDRMVESYNQRRRLVVSGFREIGLQCHEPQGAFYAFPSIQSTGLSSEEFAQRLLYEAKVAAVPGSAFGLGGEGFLRCSYASSVSQLNEAIERIGNFIKKL, from the coding sequence ATGAAGGATTACCTGTCACCGCTCGTCCGTGATATCCCGCCTTCCGGGATTCGCAAATTTTTTGATTTGGTGAGCGGCAGCAAGGATATTATTTCACTTGGCGTAGGTGAGCCGGATTTTTCAACACCGTGGCACGTCAGGGAAGCCGCTGTGTTTTCATTAGAGCGCGGCAGAACCAAATATACCCCCAATTCCGGAATACTTGAGCTGCGGGAAGCTATTGCCGAATATTTGCATAACAGCTTTCAAATCACCTATGAGCCTTCAAATGAAGTGCTGGTTACGGTTGGCGGCAGCGAGGCGATTGATCTTGCCCTAAGAGCGCTGATTGTTCCCGGAGATGAAATTCTGATTCCGGAGCCTTGCTATATTTCCTATTCTCCTATCGCTGTTATTGGCGGAGGAGTTCCGGTAGGGATTGAGACGACTTCCGAAAATAAGTTCAAGCTGACGGCTGAAGCGCTTCGCAGCGTTCTTACCCCTCGCTCCAAGGTGCTTATCCTCTGTTATCCCAGTAATCCAACTGGAGGTATCATGACTTACGAGGATTGGCTGCCCATCGCCAAGGTGGTGGAGGAACAGGATCTTATTGTTATTTCCGATGAGATTTATGCGGAATTGACTTATGATCAGAAGCATGCGAGCTTTGCCACAATGCCGGGTATGAAAGACAGAACGATTCTGGTGAGCGGCTTTTCCAAGGCGTTCGCGATGACAGGATGGCGGATGGGCTATGCCTGTGGTCATTCGGAGCTGATTGCAGCGATGCTGAAAATTCACCAGTACACCGTGATGTGCGCTCCAGTCATGGGGCAGGTTGCTGCACATGAAGCATTAACGAACGGTCTGGAAGAGAAGGATCGTATGGTAGAATCGTACAATCAGCGGCGGCGTTTGGTAGTCAGCGGCTTTCGTGAGATTGGATTGCAGTGCCACGAGCCGCAAGGTGCGTTTTATGCCTTCCCTTCTATCCAATCAACCGGACTTAGTTCCGAGGAGTTTGCCCAGCGTTTGCTGTATGAGGCTAAAGTCGCAGCTGTACCCGGATCTGCTTTTGGTCTTGGCGGGGAAGGCTTTCTACGCTGCTCTTATGCGAGCTCTGTCTCGCAATTGAATGAAGCCATAGAACGCATAGGAAATTTTATAAAAAAATTGTAA
- a CDS encoding aspartyl-phosphate phosphatase Spo0E family protein — protein sequence MAFLDYQLNPRNHMHLRENDSEQRWLIKTAKRSSLASHLEEEIYSLRSMLEQMVLEGRLMTSDAVIELSTILDSKINEYMKNSAKGR from the coding sequence GTGGCTTTTCTTGATTATCAACTAAACCCTAGAAATCATATGCACCTTCGCGAAAACGATTCTGAACAGCGTTGGTTGATCAAGACAGCTAAAAGATCATCCTTAGCATCCCATCTGGAAGAAGAAATCTATTCCTTGCGCTCAATGCTGGAGCAAATGGTACTTGAAGGAAGATTGATGACTTCCGACGCTGTGATAGAACTCAGCACGATTCTAGATTCCAAAATAAATGAATATATGAAGAATTCTGCTAAGGGCCGGTGA
- the cysK gene encoding cysteine synthase A produces MVNSITDIIGDTPAVRINRLVQKGDAELYVKLEFMNPSGSVKDRAAFNLIVQAELDGRLKPGATIIEPTSGNTGIGLAMNAAAKGYKAIMIMPDNMSKERINILKAYGAQVVLTPASERMPGAIRKAIELRDQIPGSFIPQQFENPANPDIHRVTTALEILGQMDGRLDAFVATSGTGGTITGTGEVLRDKIPGIQIYVVEPKGSPVLSGGQPGPHKLVGTSPGFIPAILNTSVYDEIVQVTDEDAVQTMRDLAHREGILVGPSAGASVWTGLQVARKLGAGKRVLCIAPDSGERYLSMDLF; encoded by the coding sequence ATGGTAAATAGCATCACAGATATCATTGGCGATACACCCGCCGTGCGAATCAATCGATTGGTTCAAAAGGGTGACGCAGAATTATATGTAAAATTGGAGTTCATGAATCCTAGCGGCAGTGTGAAAGATCGCGCCGCTTTCAATTTGATTGTGCAAGCGGAACTAGACGGGCGGCTGAAGCCGGGAGCTACCATTATAGAGCCTACAAGCGGCAATACGGGGATTGGACTTGCGATGAATGCAGCAGCAAAGGGCTATAAGGCCATCATGATTATGCCGGATAATATGAGTAAAGAGCGAATTAATATTCTCAAAGCATATGGAGCACAGGTCGTGCTTACTCCTGCATCGGAACGCATGCCCGGGGCGATCAGGAAAGCGATTGAGCTAAGGGATCAAATTCCTGGCAGCTTTATTCCCCAGCAATTTGAAAATCCGGCCAACCCGGATATTCATCGCGTTACTACGGCACTTGAAATTCTGGGGCAAATGGACGGTCGGCTCGATGCTTTTGTAGCTACCTCAGGAACGGGCGGAACGATAACGGGCACGGGGGAAGTGCTGCGTGACAAGATTCCGGGCATCCAAATTTATGTGGTCGAGCCAAAGGGATCTCCTGTGCTTTCCGGAGGGCAGCCAGGACCTCATAAGCTGGTAGGAACGAGTCCAGGCTTTATCCCCGCCATCTTGAATACAAGTGTCTACGATGAAATCGTCCAGGTAACGGATGAAGATGCGGTACAGACGATGAGAGATTTGGCCCACAGGGAAGGGATTCTTGTCGGACCTTCAGCAGGGGCTTCGGTTTGGACAGGACTTCAGGTTGCACGCAAGCTTGGTGCAGGCAAACGAGTGCTCTGTATAGCCCCGGATTCGGGAGAAAGATATTTGAGTATGGATCTTTTTTAA
- a CDS encoding cobalamin-binding protein — translation MKKSSWNQLALIVLALVLAISLAGCGKKSDGGGELTAPAKLSSEATKSASATAAPAPTPKQTKFPLTVKDATGKEFVFDKAPTHIVSVSPAETEALFAIGLSDQIVGVSDFDDYPEAAKSKKKMGGIVKPNTEAMIAANADFIITGVSMKPDTVEKLRALNLNVFKVEPKNLDDAMADITLFGQITDHQEQAEKVVSKMKADRQKVVDAVKSVKPEAKKKVYVEFSAGWTVGSGEFMDELITLSGGVNVAADTKGWHQISEEKIIQQNPNVILFAKDAIDDKSKKTLDQIIRERSGWNQIDAIKNNRVIGLDGNLLSRPGPRLTDGLLEMAKGIYPELVK, via the coding sequence ATGAAGAAAAGCTCGTGGAATCAATTAGCACTAATCGTTCTTGCGCTTGTATTGGCAATCAGCCTGGCAGGCTGTGGAAAGAAAAGTGATGGCGGAGGAGAATTAACAGCTCCTGCCAAGCTCAGCTCGGAAGCAACGAAGAGCGCGAGTGCAACAGCAGCTCCGGCTCCAACGCCGAAACAAACTAAATTTCCATTAACTGTGAAGGATGCTACCGGCAAGGAATTTGTTTTCGATAAAGCACCCACGCACATAGTATCCGTATCTCCAGCTGAAACAGAGGCCTTATTTGCAATTGGGCTGAGCGATCAAATTGTGGGAGTTTCCGATTTTGATGATTATCCGGAAGCAGCCAAATCCAAAAAGAAAATGGGTGGCATTGTTAAGCCTAATACAGAAGCGATGATTGCGGCTAACGCAGATTTCATCATTACAGGGGTTTCCATGAAGCCGGATACTGTGGAAAAGCTTCGGGCTTTGAATCTGAATGTCTTCAAGGTAGAGCCGAAAAATTTGGATGATGCGATGGCGGATATCACTTTGTTCGGACAAATTACAGATCATCAGGAGCAAGCAGAAAAGGTCGTGTCCAAAATGAAGGCTGATCGCCAAAAGGTTGTCGATGCCGTTAAAAGTGTGAAGCCAGAAGCCAAAAAGAAAGTTTATGTCGAGTTCTCAGCAGGCTGGACGGTTGGAAGCGGTGAATTCATGGACGAACTGATCACCTTATCAGGGGGCGTGAATGTGGCTGCCGATACGAAAGGCTGGCACCAAATCAGTGAGGAGAAAATCATTCAGCAAAATCCGAATGTCATTCTATTCGCTAAAGATGCTATCGATGATAAATCCAAGAAAACACTCGATCAAATCATTCGTGAACGCAGCGGATGGAACCAGATTGATGCGATCAAAAATAACAGAGTTATAGGATTGGATGGAAATCTGCTCAGCCGACCAGGTCCAAGGCTTACGGACGGACTGCTCGAAATGGCGAAAGGAATTTATCCGGAACTGGTGAAATAA
- a CDS encoding iron chelate uptake ABC transporter family permease subunit, with protein sequence MKRKLMWWGGAGVMLLLLSILISLSIGSAKLPIPQIAGILVKQLPWLGDYIPASWPQSSEQIIMKVRFPRIVLGILVGASLSVAGAAFQGVLRNPLADPYSLGVSSGASVGAAFLIYFGLQYALFGQWTIPVVAFGTGLVSLLLVLRLAQIDGKLKMETLILSGVIMQAFLGAMVSFMVSLSNKVINEIIFWLMGSLAMRGWSYTGVIAPYWLIGFIILLGYTRSLNLFALGERQAAHLGIHVERTKLVVLIVATFITAAAVSVAGVIGFVGLIVPHLVRLLAGPDYRLILPLSAIGGGIYVLWADTIARTLLSPTEIPLGVITAFLGAPFFAYLLHKHKKTLRG encoded by the coding sequence ATGAAGCGTAAATTGATGTGGTGGGGAGGAGCGGGAGTCATGCTCCTTCTTCTTTCTATTTTAATCAGCTTATCGATAGGCAGCGCAAAGCTTCCCATTCCGCAAATTGCCGGAATTCTCGTTAAGCAGTTGCCCTGGCTAGGAGATTATATCCCTGCAAGCTGGCCTCAATCCTCCGAACAGATTATTATGAAGGTACGGTTCCCGCGCATAGTGCTCGGTATTCTTGTAGGGGCTTCTCTATCCGTTGCCGGCGCAGCCTTCCAAGGCGTTTTGCGCAATCCTCTAGCTGATCCATACTCGCTGGGTGTCTCATCCGGCGCATCCGTGGGGGCAGCATTTTTGATTTATTTTGGGCTTCAATATGCACTGTTTGGTCAATGGACAATTCCGGTAGTAGCTTTCGGAACAGGTCTGGTTTCGCTGCTGCTCGTTCTGAGGCTGGCGCAAATTGATGGAAAGCTGAAGATGGAAACACTCATTTTGTCAGGTGTTATTATGCAAGCCTTTTTGGGGGCGATGGTTTCTTTTATGGTCTCGCTTTCCAATAAAGTGATCAATGAGATCATATTTTGGCTGATGGGCAGTTTGGCGATGAGGGGTTGGAGTTACACGGGTGTGATCGCTCCTTATTGGTTGATAGGCTTTATTATATTACTTGGTTACACAAGGTCACTGAATTTATTCGCGCTGGGTGAACGTCAGGCTGCTCATCTCGGAATCCATGTAGAACGAACCAAGCTAGTAGTTCTGATCGTTGCTACGTTCATTACTGCGGCAGCGGTTTCTGTTGCGGGGGTCATTGGTTTCGTGGGATTGATTGTCCCTCACCTTGTTCGTTTATTGGCGGGACCAGACTATCGGTTGATTTTGCCGTTATCCGCCATCGGCGGCGGGATCTATGTATTGTGGGCGGATACGATTGCCCGAACGCTGCTTAGTCCGACAGAAATTCCACTGGGTGTCATTACTGCATTTTTGGGAGCGCCGTTTTTCGCCTACCTGCTGCATAAGCATAAGAAAACGTTAAGAGGTTGA
- a CDS encoding MFS transporter, producing the protein MQQEHIQHGNHRKWSGKLDPQSILLLLVNGLFTVASLLSGSFVGVYLWKAKNDLALLGWFALSGHVAMAVTFWLAGKWVKEHNKMNCLRMGVIVSALFYLLVLWLGTRAMELVLVLGVVQGIGSGFFWLAFNVVYFEVTNPENRDRFNGLAGLIGSGAGMAAPWISGALIVHMAGASGYRLIFTLSLGVFMIGVIVSFFLKKRKVAGTYEWLLPIRSISSKDTPWRPVSAALVAQGIREGVFAFLIGLMVYIATASEERLGTFLLITSGVSLISFWATGKWMKKRNRNRAMFIGALAMTIVILPFFWKVNMVTLLIYGIGTALFLPLYSIPVISTVFDLIGGNDQSVSRREEYIVLRELALNAGRMLGVLLFIIVVTWSQSTWVLNVFLLVIGSFTLVNWWFIRKKIAGDSPPKSLDNWSIPAKLVGNDGLSKRRE; encoded by the coding sequence ATGCAGCAGGAACATATTCAGCATGGGAATCACCGTAAATGGAGCGGCAAGCTTGATCCACAATCCATTCTATTGCTGTTGGTCAACGGGCTTTTCACTGTGGCCAGCCTGCTTTCCGGGTCATTCGTCGGGGTATACCTGTGGAAGGCCAAAAATGACTTGGCGCTGCTCGGATGGTTTGCTCTGTCGGGCCATGTCGCAATGGCCGTTACCTTTTGGCTGGCTGGGAAATGGGTCAAGGAACATAATAAAATGAACTGCTTGCGTATGGGTGTGATTGTTTCGGCATTGTTCTACCTGCTGGTGCTCTGGCTCGGAACCCGCGCTATGGAATTAGTGCTTGTCCTTGGTGTGGTACAAGGAATCGGCTCGGGATTTTTTTGGCTTGCTTTCAATGTCGTTTATTTTGAAGTGACGAATCCGGAAAATCGGGATCGATTTAACGGCTTGGCGGGACTGATCGGATCGGGAGCAGGTATGGCGGCACCGTGGATATCGGGTGCGCTCATTGTACATATGGCAGGGGCGAGCGGGTATCGGCTTATTTTTACCTTGTCCCTGGGCGTTTTTATGATCGGGGTGATCGTGAGCTTCTTTTTAAAAAAACGCAAGGTCGCGGGCACATACGAGTGGCTTCTGCCCATTCGCAGTATTAGCAGTAAGGATACGCCATGGAGGCCAGTCAGTGCGGCTCTGGTAGCTCAGGGCATCAGAGAAGGCGTCTTTGCGTTTTTAATCGGACTTATGGTATACATTGCAACGGCAAGTGAGGAACGTTTGGGTACCTTTTTGCTCATAACCTCCGGAGTTTCGTTGATCAGCTTTTGGGCGACTGGCAAATGGATGAAAAAACGTAATAGGAACAGGGCGATGTTCATTGGCGCACTAGCTATGACGATTGTGATTTTGCCGTTTTTTTGGAAGGTCAATATGGTGACCCTGTTGATTTATGGAATCGGCACTGCGCTTTTTCTTCCCTTGTATTCGATCCCAGTGATTTCTACTGTATTTGATTTGATTGGAGGCAATGACCAGAGTGTTTCTAGGCGTGAAGAATATATCGTGCTTAGGGAATTGGCGCTAAATGCAGGTCGAATGCTGGGAGTGCTGTTGTTTATTATTGTAGTTACGTGGAGCCAATCAACATGGGTGCTAAACGTTTTTCTGCTTGTTATCGGCAGCTTCACGCTCGTAAATTGGTGGTTTATTCGCAAAAAAATCGCCGGCGATTCTCCGCCGAAATCGCTTGACAACTGGTCAATACCCGCTAAACTAGTGGGTAATGACGGCTTGAGCAAAAGGAGAGAGTGA
- a CDS encoding DUF350 domain-containing protein, with amino-acid sequence MNKEVELLLNNPYVGTLAFFAIAVIALVVFLTIFELVTKYDDWKEIKSGNLSVAMATGGKIFGICNIFRFAILNNDTMMQSLIWAGYGFILLLVSYFIFEFLTPYFKIDEEIKKDNKAVGFLSMMISISFSYVIGACVT; translated from the coding sequence ATGAACAAAGAGGTGGAACTGTTGCTAAACAACCCATATGTGGGGACGCTCGCGTTTTTTGCGATTGCGGTGATTGCGCTTGTGGTGTTCTTGACGATTTTCGAGCTGGTCACCAAATATGATGATTGGAAGGAAATCAAGTCAGGGAACTTGTCGGTGGCTATGGCAACCGGCGGGAAGATTTTTGGGATCTGCAATATATTCAGGTTTGCTATTCTAAATAATGATACGATGATGCAATCACTCATTTGGGCGGGCTACGGCTTTATTCTGCTTCTGGTCTCTTATTTTATTTTTGAATTTTTGACCCCTTACTTTAAAATTGATGAAGAGATCAAAAAGGACAACAAAGCTGTCGGCTTTTTGTCGATGATGATTTCCATTTCCTTTTCTTATGTTATCGGAGCCTGTGTAACGTGA
- a CDS encoding ABC transporter ATP-binding protein, with amino-acid sequence MIQVEHLDKKFDGQQVLLDIGFEVKPGEFFGIIGPNGSGKSTLLRLLSGVDPASAGSIKLQGKPIAAYSRKELARWLAVLQQDALPPLGFTVREVVEMGRYPFQNWLGEDSDDASSLIDEIIAKLDLGPLLERTIELLSGGERQRVALGKVMAQQPRLLMLDEPTTFLDIGYQIQMMDYIKGWQRETSLTVVAVLHDLNLAAQYCSRLLVVHEGRLAAIGTPEEIIKSELIAQVYGTEPIVLRHPINHAPQILLQPGMQER; translated from the coding sequence ATGATCCAGGTCGAGCATTTGGATAAAAAGTTTGACGGCCAGCAGGTGCTTCTTGATATTGGGTTTGAGGTAAAGCCCGGGGAGTTTTTTGGCATTATTGGCCCCAACGGCAGCGGCAAATCAACACTGCTCCGCTTATTATCGGGTGTGGATCCCGCTTCTGCAGGAAGCATCAAGCTGCAAGGTAAGCCTATTGCCGCTTATTCCCGCAAGGAGCTGGCGCGATGGCTGGCGGTTTTACAGCAGGACGCGCTTCCTCCTTTGGGCTTCACCGTGCGCGAGGTTGTGGAGATGGGCCGCTATCCCTTCCAAAACTGGCTCGGGGAAGATTCGGACGATGCCTCTTCTCTGATCGACGAAATCATCGCCAAACTCGATCTTGGGCCTTTGTTGGAGCGAACGATTGAGCTGCTCAGCGGTGGAGAACGGCAGCGTGTTGCACTTGGCAAAGTGATGGCTCAACAGCCGCGCCTGCTGATGCTGGATGAACCGACGACCTTTCTGGACATTGGCTATCAGATCCAGATGATGGATTACATCAAAGGCTGGCAGCGCGAAACAAGCTTGACCGTCGTGGCTGTGCTGCACGATCTTAACCTCGCCGCTCAGTATTGCAGCAGGCTGCTTGTTGTGCATGAAGGCAGACTGGCTGCCATCGGCACACCGGAAGAAATCATCAAGAGCGAGCTGATCGCCCAGGTATATGGGACCGAGCCCATTGTGCTAAGGCACCCGATTAATCATGCGCCGCAGATATTATTACAGCCTGGGATGCAGGAACGTTGA